The following DNA comes from Arthrobacter sp. SLBN-83.
TCAACAGTGACGGCGGCCGCCAAACAGGCGCGGCGTGCCTGGATCCCGGAGGTGCGGGCCGCCGTCGACACCACAGGGCTTGCCGCCGCCGTGGAAGCGGCGGACCTTGCGGTCATCCTGCATGAAGACGCCGTGCGGCCGCTGCGTACCGTCCTTGAGGCGTGGCAGGGGAGTGCAGGCACGGGCCCCCGTGAAATCCTGCTGATCGTGGGCCCGGAGGGCGGCATCAGCCCCCGGGAGGTAACCAAGCTCTGCGACAAAGGCGCTGTGACGGCCCTGCTGGGGCACCATGTCCTGCGGTCCTCCACAGCCGGCCCGGCCGCCGTCGTGCTGGCCAGCGACATCCTTGGCCGTTGGACCGCTACCGGACCTTAAAGGACCTCGTGTCCTCGTTCTTGTCAGGCTCGCCGCCGGAGCCGGCCTGCGCTACCCGGAGCTCGTAGTCGCCTGGCGGCAGGTTAAGGCCAAGCGTGAAGGCGCCCGCCTGTCCCTGCTCCGCGCCGGCCGTGGTTTCACCGTTCAGGAACGGGGCCTTGCTGCCGCCGTCCCCCGTCCGAAGGAGCTGCCAGTGGAGCTTCGCCCCGGGGGAGGTGCTGCGTCCTGTGATCTTCACGCTGCCGCCCGGCACCTCGGCGTTCTCCTGGGGGTCGATAATCCATACCGGCGCCACCAGGCCTGCTGCCCGCGTCATGAGTGCGCCCAGCTGGATCTTTCCGAACGCGACGTAGTCCGTATGGCCGTCCACCAGGATCCGGACCCGTATCTGCTGACTGGTGTCGATCAGACCCGAACTGGCCGCCGCTGCGGTGGCGGTGTAGATCAGCTGCTGGATGGCCCGCGCCGCCATGTCTGCGTCGAGGTTGCTGTTAAAGGCGTCAGCGGAGACATCTACGGTGATGACATCCTTGCCTGAAATGGAAGTGGCCAGCTTGTCCGGGTTCTGCCAGGGTGTGAAGAAATCAGGGTCCAGGGGCTTCTCCGACATCATGGCGCGCAGGGCCCGGGTTACCGGGTTGTCCTGCTCGGGGACGTCCCGGAATTCACGGTAGAGGAAGATATTCGTACCGCTGCGGCCAATCCAGTAGACCGGGGCCTTGTTGGAGGACTGCGTGGTTTCCAGTGGGGCGCTGGTGGAGGGGGCGTCCGGCATGGTGCCCCCGGAGGCGGGGACCGATGCAGTGGTGCCTGCAGGTGAGGGCCCGCCCTCTGCCGTGCAGCCGGCCAGGATCGGAACAAGCACGAGGATTCCCGCAAGGACAGCCGGGCGCACGCGGCCCATGGGTCGTCCTGCCCATTTGGGCGCAGAGGTTTCCGGCACTGTCCTGCCCATGTCCTTTCCTGGCGTGGCGGGCCGATCCCCCTGGCGGCCTGGCGTCCCAGCAGATGCTGGATTTCCAGCATTGCACAGGGGTGCGCGCGGTCAGCCGCTCTGTGCCTCCTTCCGGCCAACTGCAACTGGAACGATATGAGGCCGATATGAAGTTGATATCTAAGTTCTTGTTTAGGAGCCATTTCATGGGTGGCGTGGACGCTTCCAGAGAGCCGGATATCCGCTCCTTACCCGTGCTGGCGTAAGATAAAGGGATCGCTGGGCAGGGTGCACCGCGCAACGGGCACCGGCATCAGCCAAACGCAAACAAGTGATGTCGATCTTCGAGGGGACCACGGGCCTGCGGGCCAGCACCATGACTGAATCAGCAAATGGTAAGCGCCGGCTCAACACGGGCGAAGGCAGTCCGGGGGAATTTCCCCACTCCATGCCCGGCACCCGGACCGAAGTTGTCCTCTTTGAGAACACAGACCAGATGGTTCAATCACTTGGCAGCCACGACGAGGCGTTGCGCTTCATCGAAGAGCAGTTTCCCGACGTCAATTTCCACGCCCGCGGCAACGAACTGTCCATCAGTGGCCCCGTCACGGACGTCCCCCGGATTATGCGGCTCCTTCAAGAGGTCCGCGGACTGGTGGCCAGGGGCACTGTCATCACGCCCGCGGTACTGCAGCAGCTGGTGTCGCTCCTGCGCACCCAGTCGCTGCAGAATCCCGTGGACGTGCTCACCCACGACATCCTTTCCAGCCGTGGCAGGACCATCCGGCCCAAAACGCTCAACCAGAAAAACTATGTTGATGCCATCGACGCCAACACGGTGATCTTCGGCATCGGGCCCGCCGGTACGGGCAAGACCTATTTGGCCATGGCAAAGGCGGTCCAGGCGCTGCAGCAAAAAGAGGTCAGCAGGATCATCCTCACCCGCCCCGCAGTGGAGGCGGGGGAGCGGCTGGGATTCCTGCCCGGCACGCTCAGCGACAAGATCGATCCCTACCTCAGGCCGCTCTATGACGCCCTGCACGACATGATGGACCCCGAATCCATTCCGAGGCTCATGGCAGCCGGCACCATTGAGGTGGCGCCGCTGGCCTACATGCGTGGGCGAACCCTCAACGACGCCTTCATCATTCTCGACGAGGCCCAAAACACCACGCCGGAACAGATGAAGATGTTCCTCACCCGGCTCGGATTCGGATCAAAGATGGTGGTGACCGGAGACATCACCCAGGTGGACCTGCCGTTCGGCACCCGGTCCGGGCTGCGGATCGTTGAGGAAATCCTGCAAGGCATCGACGATGTCAGCTTCTCCGTCCTGGACGCCGCCGACGTTGTGCGGCACCGGCTCGTGGGAGACATTGTCAACGCCTACAGCATCTGGGACGAAACCCAGCGCAACCGGGTCAAGCACTCAGCCAGCAGGGAAAAGCGGGGGGAACACGCGTGAGCATCGAGGTCAACAACGAGTCCGGCATCCAGGTGGACGAATCGGAGCTCGTTGCCCTGTCGCGGTACATCTTTGAACAGCTCTACATCCACCCGCAGGCCGAACTTTCCATCCTCCTGGTGGACGAACCTGCTATGGAGAAGCTGCACATTGAACTGATGGATGAACCTGGCGCCACGGACGTGCTCTCGGTCCCCATGGACGAGCTGACCCCCGGGACCCCGGACCGGCCCACGCCCCAGGGGATGCTGGGCGACATCGCCATCTGCCCGCAGGTGGCCAAGGTCCAGGCCCGGAACGCCGGCCACTCACTCCAGGACGAGATGCTGCTGCTCACCACGCACGGCATCCTGCACCTGCTGGGCTACGACCACGCCGAGCCGGAAGAGAAAGCCGAGATGTTCGGGCTCCAGCGCGAACTCCTCTCGGGCTTCACCGGCAAAGAAGCCCCCGCCGAGACAACCCAGTGACGCAACTGCTCCTGGTCGCGGTGGCACTGGTTTTCCTTGCCGTCGCGGCCGTGCTGACCGCGGCCGAGGCCGCCTTCAGTTTTCTTCCCCGCCACGACGCCGAGGAGGCACTGCACCGGAGCCGCGGCACCGCCATGCGCCGGATCCTCGCCGAACCCGTGGCCCACACCCGGGCCCTGCGCTTCTGGCGCGTCTGGTTCGAGATGGCCTCGGCCGTGGCCGTCGCGGTGCTGATCGCCAGCCTGCTGGACAATGTGTGGCTCGCCGGCCTGGTGGCCACCGGCATCATGGCCCTCCTGGGCTTCGTGATCGTGGGTGTTTCGCCCCGGCAGCTCGGCCGGCTGCACTCCACAGCGGTGGTCCGCTTCACTGCCCCCATGGTCCGGTTCCTCACCAGCGTGCTGGGACCGGTTCCCGGCTGGCTGGTTGCCATCGGCAGTTCGGCGGCCCCCGGAGCGCCCGGCGGAGATGACGCCTTCTTCAGCGAGCAGGAGTTCCGTGAACTCGTGGACCGGGCCAGTGAGTCCGACATGATCGAGGACACCGAGGCGGAGATGATCCAGTCGGTGTTCGACTTCGGTGACACCCTGGTCCGGGCCGTCATGGTGCCCAGGACGGACATCGTCAGCATCGACGCCGGCTCCAGCCTGCACCAGGCCATGTCCCTCTTCCTGCGCTCCGGCTACTCCCGGATCCCGGTCATCAACGAAAACACGGACCACATCCTCGGCATTGTCTACCTCAAGGACGTTGCCGCGGTCATCCACCAGCTGGGCGCGGACCAGGAACCGCCCCTGGTGGAGTCTCTCGCCCGCGAAGTCCGTTACGTGCCGGAGTCCAAGCCCGTCAGCGACCTCCTGCGCGAACTGCAGAAGGAATCCACCCATGTGGCCATCGTCATCGACGAATACGGCGGAACGGCCGGGCTTGTGACCCTCGAGGACCTGATTGAGGAAATCGTGGGCGAGATCGTGGACGAATACGACACCGAGAGCGCGGAAGCGGTGGCACTGGACGACGGATCCTACCGGGTGAGCGCCCGGATGGGCATCGACGACCTCGGCGAGCTGTTCGACCTGGAGATTGACGACGACGAAGTGGACACTGTGGGCGGCCTCCTCGCCAAGGCGCTTGGCCGAGTCCCGATCGTGGGCAGCAGCGTGGAAGTGCAGGGCGTATCGCTGCGGGCGGAGCGGCTGGAGGGCCGCCGGAACCGGGTCAGCCACATCATTGCGGCGGCCGTACCAAGAGTAGAGACTGACCTTGAAGGCCTCCTGGAAGAGGCCGAAGCAACCCAGCAGGGAGTTCCACGTGAGCAAGAAAAATAAGGCTGAACTACCGGACGACTTCGGCGGCTTCCGCGCTGGGTTTTCGGTCCTGGTCGGCAGGCCCAACGCGGGCAAGTCCACCCTGACCAATGCCCTGGTAGGCAAGAAAGTGGCCATCACCTCCGCTAAACCGCAGACCACGCGGCACACTATCCGCGGCATCGTGCACCGTGACGATGCCCAGCTGATCCTGGTGGACACACCGGGGCTGCACCGTCCCCGTACCCTCTTGGGAAAGCGCCTGAACGACCTCGTTGCAGACACGCTGGCCGAGGTGGACGCCATTGGTTTCTGTCTCCCGGCGAACGAGAAAATCGGCCCTGGCGACAAATTCATCGCGGCCCAGCTTGCCGCCGTCGGGCGCAAGCCGGTGGTCGCCATCGTCACCAAGGCGGACCTCGTGGACAAGCAGGCACTGACTGAACAGCTCCTTGCCGTGGCGGCCCTGGGACGCGAGGTGATGGGGGAGGACGGCTGGAAGGACATTGTTCCGGTCTCCGCTGCTGACGGTTTCCAGGTGGAAACGGTGGCCGACGTCCTGATCAGCCACATGCCGCCGTCGCCGCCCCTGTATCCGGACGGTGAACTGACGGATGAGCCCGAAGCGGTCATGGTTGCCGAGCTCATCCGCGAGGCTGCCCTCGAGGGGGTCCGGGACGAGCTTCCCCACTCGCTGGCCGTGGTGGTGGAGGAGATCGTCCCCCGGGAAGACCGGCCGGACGACAACCCCTTGCTGGACGTCCGGGTCAACCTCTACGTGGAGCGGCCATCCCAGAAGGCCATCATCATCGGCAAGGGCGGCAGCCGGCTGCGGGAAGTGGGAACGAACGCCCGCAAGGGCATCGAAGCCCTCCTGGGCACCCGGATCTACCTGGATCTTCACGTCAAGGTGGCCAAAGACTGGCAGCGCGACCCGAAACAGCTGGTCAAACTGGGTTTCTGACCTACGATAAAGGCGTTCGGCGGAGGGCGCCGGCGAGTTCTCCCCACTGGACCACTAAAATGGACCGGATTTCGTACTTAGAGGAAGGTTCACCAGGTGGATCGAGGCCGCGATGGACGCGACAACGAGGCTGACCTGTCAGCCGGGACGGGACCGGTATCCCGCCACGCAAACGGCGGTGCCGTTGGTGCTGCCCGCCACCTAGGCCCCCTGCGCGGGATGCCGTTATGGCTGAAGGCCGTCACTGGCGTGGTGGCACTGGTCCTCGTGGCCGCTATCGCTTTCGGCGGGTTCTGGTTTTTCCGGCTCCAGAACAACATCTCCAAGGCGCCGCTGAACGCCGGCGGGGAGAACACCGAGGCTGCCGGGAACGATGCCACCGGCCGCTTGCAGATCCTGATTCTCGGCTCGGATACCCGCGACGGGAAGAACTCGGAGTACGGAACCACCGACGATTCCACCGGCTACGGCAAGTCGGACGTGATGATGCTGATGGACATCTCCGAGGACAACAAGCGCGTCAACGTCATCAGCTTCCCGCGTGACCTGCTGGTGGACATCCCCGACTGCAAGGACAAGAAATCCGGCAAGGATTATCCTGCCCGCACCGGTGTGATGATCAACGAGGCCATGAGCGAGGCCGGCATCGGCTGCGCTGTGGACACGGTCAACAAGCTCACCGGCATGCAGGTGGACCACTTCATGATGGCCGATTTCAATGCCGTGAAGGAACTGTCCAATGCAGTGGGCGGAGTCGACGTCTGCATCAGCGACGCCGTTTACGACCCCGATTCCCGGCTGCGGCTGCCCGCAGGAACATCGTCGGTGCAGGGTGAAATGGCGCTTGCGTTCCTCCGGACCCGCCACGCTTTTGCCGACGGCGGCGACCTGGGGCGGATCAAGGCGCAGCAGGGCTTCCTGTCCTCGCTGACCCGCAAGATCAAGGATGAAGGAACGCTGTCGGACCCTGCGAAAATGCTGAAGATCGCCGACGTCGTGACCCAGAATCTGACCGTTGATGACGGGCTTGCTTCCGTGCCCACCCTGCTGACCATCGGCACCCGGCTCAAGGACATCGACATCAGCAAGGTGGCCTTTGTGGCGGTGCCCACCACGCCGGCGCCCGTTGATCCCAACCGGCTCGTTATCGCGGAGCCTGCGGGTGCACAGCTGTTCTCGGCGCTGCGGAAGAACGTGGACCTCACCGATCCCACTGCGCCTCCTTCGCCGTCGCCCACCGAGACGGCGTCACCGTCTCCGGCGCCGACCGAGACGGCTCCGCCGGTGCCGCCCTATAACAAGGCCATCCAGCCCGTCACGGTCGCCAACGGAAGCGGCGTCAGCGGCCGCGCGCAGGAGATCGTCCAGGCGTTGGTGGCCGGCGGCTTCACGCAGACCGGCCAGTTCCTCGCCCAGCCCGTGGCCAAGACAGCCGTGTACTACGGCAACGGCTTCGCCGACGTCGCGGCCGACGTCGCCGCGCTCCTGGGGATTCCGGCCACCCTCATGATTCCTGCCCCGGGGGTATCGGGCGTGCAAGTCTACGTCGGCAGCGATTTCACCAGCGGCACCACTTACGGAGCAGGAGCCGGCGGTGGCACTGCACCTGCCTTGCCGCAGGACATCGTCAACCAGACTGCAGGAGACAAAGTCTGTCAGCAGGCCAACCCTGAGCTGATCGTGCGGTAGCACCAGTTCCACGGCGACAGTGTCAGTCCGCCGGCAAAAGCTTGGGCCCCGCCTGTACAGGCGGGGCCCAACTTTTATCTGGCTACCAGATGCTGACGCGCTCGGCGGCCGGCATCCACATTCCGTCGTCCTCGGTGACCTCGAACGCGTCGTGGAAGGAGTCCAGGTTCTTCGCGATCGCGTTTGTCCGGAACTCATTGGGGGAGTGGGGATCGGTGGCAAGCCGGCGGATGGCCTCTTCCTGCCGGATCACCTGGCGCCATCCCGCCGCCCAGGACGCGAAGAAGCGCTGCTGCCCGGTCAGTCCGTCCAGGACTTCCGGTTCCTTGCCGTCGAGGCTGATCTGGTACGCCTTGAAGGCAATGGTCAGGCCTGCCAGATCGCCGATGTTCTCACCGAGCGTGAGCCGGCCGTTAACGTGGTGGCCCGGCGCGGCGGTGGGGGACAGGGCGTCATACTGGGCCACGAGCCGCGCCGTCAAGGCCTCGAACGCCTGGCGGTCCTGGTCCGTCCACCAGTTGCGCAGGGCTCCGTCGCCGTCGAACTGCGAGCCCTGGTCGTCAAAGCCGTGGCCGATCTCGTGCCCGATGACGGCGCCGATGCCGCCGTAGTTGACCGCGTCGTCGGCGTCGGCGGTAAAGAACGGCGGCTGCAGGATGGCGGCCGGGAACACAATCTCATTCATCATCGGGTGGTAATAGGCGTTGACCGTCTGCGGCGTCATCAGCCACTTGGTCCGGTCCACTGGCTTGCCCACCTCATCCAGGTGCCGGTCGACGTCGGCGTTATGCGCCCGTTCAACGTTGCCGAGGAGGTCGGTGGGGTCGATCTCCACGGCGGAGTAGTCAATCCACTTGTCCGGGTAGCCGATCTTGGCCCGGAATGCCTCCAGCTTGCGCAGGGCCTCGGCCTTGGTTTCCTCGCCCATCCAGCCCACCCCGGTGATGCTGCGTCGGTAGGCCTCAATGAGGTTCGCCACCAGGGTCTGCATCCGCGCCTTGTGGGTCTCGGGGAAGTGGCGTGCCACGTAAATCTGCCCGACGGCTT
Coding sequences within:
- a CDS encoding GerMN domain-containing protein, whose protein sequence is MGRVRPAVLAGILVLVPILAGCTAEGGPSPAGTTASVPASGGTMPDAPSTSAPLETTQSSNKAPVYWIGRSGTNIFLYREFRDVPEQDNPVTRALRAMMSEKPLDPDFFTPWQNPDKLATSISGKDVITVDVSADAFNSNLDADMAARAIQQLIYTATAAAASSGLIDTSQQIRVRILVDGHTDYVAFGKIQLGALMTRAAGLVAPVWIIDPQENAEVPGGSVKITGRSTSPGAKLHWQLLRTGDGGSKAPFLNGETTAGAEQGQAGAFTLGLNLPPGDYELRVAQAGSGGEPDKNEDTRSFKVR
- a CDS encoding PhoH family protein, with the protein product MTESANGKRRLNTGEGSPGEFPHSMPGTRTEVVLFENTDQMVQSLGSHDEALRFIEEQFPDVNFHARGNELSISGPVTDVPRIMRLLQEVRGLVARGTVITPAVLQQLVSLLRTQSLQNPVDVLTHDILSSRGRTIRPKTLNQKNYVDAIDANTVIFGIGPAGTGKTYLAMAKAVQALQQKEVSRIILTRPAVEAGERLGFLPGTLSDKIDPYLRPLYDALHDMMDPESIPRLMAAGTIEVAPLAYMRGRTLNDAFIILDEAQNTTPEQMKMFLTRLGFGSKMVVTGDITQVDLPFGTRSGLRIVEEILQGIDDVSFSVLDAADVVRHRLVGDIVNAYSIWDETQRNRVKHSASREKRGEHA
- the ybeY gene encoding rRNA maturation RNase YbeY, producing the protein MSIEVNNESGIQVDESELVALSRYIFEQLYIHPQAELSILLVDEPAMEKLHIELMDEPGATDVLSVPMDELTPGTPDRPTPQGMLGDIAICPQVAKVQARNAGHSLQDEMLLLTTHGILHLLGYDHAEPEEKAEMFGLQRELLSGFTGKEAPAETTQ
- a CDS encoding hemolysin family protein; its protein translation is MTQLLLVAVALVFLAVAAVLTAAEAAFSFLPRHDAEEALHRSRGTAMRRILAEPVAHTRALRFWRVWFEMASAVAVAVLIASLLDNVWLAGLVATGIMALLGFVIVGVSPRQLGRLHSTAVVRFTAPMVRFLTSVLGPVPGWLVAIGSSAAPGAPGGDDAFFSEQEFRELVDRASESDMIEDTEAEMIQSVFDFGDTLVRAVMVPRTDIVSIDAGSSLHQAMSLFLRSGYSRIPVINENTDHILGIVYLKDVAAVIHQLGADQEPPLVESLAREVRYVPESKPVSDLLRELQKESTHVAIVIDEYGGTAGLVTLEDLIEEIVGEIVDEYDTESAEAVALDDGSYRVSARMGIDDLGELFDLEIDDDEVDTVGGLLAKALGRVPIVGSSVEVQGVSLRAERLEGRRNRVSHIIAAAVPRVETDLEGLLEEAEATQQGVPREQEK
- the era gene encoding GTPase Era; amino-acid sequence: MSKKNKAELPDDFGGFRAGFSVLVGRPNAGKSTLTNALVGKKVAITSAKPQTTRHTIRGIVHRDDAQLILVDTPGLHRPRTLLGKRLNDLVADTLAEVDAIGFCLPANEKIGPGDKFIAAQLAAVGRKPVVAIVTKADLVDKQALTEQLLAVAALGREVMGEDGWKDIVPVSAADGFQVETVADVLISHMPPSPPLYPDGELTDEPEAVMVAELIREAALEGVRDELPHSLAVVVEEIVPREDRPDDNPLLDVRVNLYVERPSQKAIIIGKGGSRLREVGTNARKGIEALLGTRIYLDLHVKVAKDWQRDPKQLVKLGF
- a CDS encoding LCP family protein, which gives rise to MDRGRDGRDNEADLSAGTGPVSRHANGGAVGAARHLGPLRGMPLWLKAVTGVVALVLVAAIAFGGFWFFRLQNNISKAPLNAGGENTEAAGNDATGRLQILILGSDTRDGKNSEYGTTDDSTGYGKSDVMMLMDISEDNKRVNVISFPRDLLVDIPDCKDKKSGKDYPARTGVMINEAMSEAGIGCAVDTVNKLTGMQVDHFMMADFNAVKELSNAVGGVDVCISDAVYDPDSRLRLPAGTSSVQGEMALAFLRTRHAFADGGDLGRIKAQQGFLSSLTRKIKDEGTLSDPAKMLKIADVVTQNLTVDDGLASVPTLLTIGTRLKDIDISKVAFVAVPTTPAPVDPNRLVIAEPAGAQLFSALRKNVDLTDPTAPPSPSPTETASPSPAPTETAPPVPPYNKAIQPVTVANGSGVSGRAQEIVQALVAGGFTQTGQFLAQPVAKTAVYYGNGFADVAADVAALLGIPATLMIPAPGVSGVQVYVGSDFTSGTTYGAGAGGGTAPALPQDIVNQTAGDKVCQQANPELIVR